A genomic region of Lasioglossum baleicum chromosome 16, iyLasBale1, whole genome shotgun sequence contains the following coding sequences:
- the Wun gene encoding wunen isoform X1, which yields MDRSSKIILRKIIIDIVCLFVVCMAVLMFYVYGKPFKRGFFCNDESLYHPFHESTVTSLMLYVIGLLVPICTMIAGEYLYARYDNVEPSKMLFGRSISPWIWSAYKRIGVFGFGAITTVLVTDCGKYTIGRLRPHFMDLCKPVVNCSLMENQHRYIEHFTCGANISTRLLKEVRLSFPSGHSSFSAYTMIYLALYLQLRVSWKGSKLLKHFLQLVCILMAWYTALSRVSDYKHHWSDVLAGSTLGTAIAVVVATCVADLFKERRTRLTEENHRAVDYEAGAGTQNELSSLRTESRSYDAIMKSEFEE from the exons ATGGATCGATCATCGAAAATAATACTTCGAAAGATCATCATAGACATCGTGTGCCTATTCGTTG TGTGCATGGCGGTGCTGATGTTCTATGTGTATGGCAAGCCGTTCAAACGGGGATTCTTCTGCAATGATGAATCATTATATCACCCGTTTCACGAGTCGACGGTAACCAGTCTGATGCTTTACGTGATTGGCCTCTTGGTACCTATATGCACG ATGATTGCGGGTGAATATTTATACGCGAGATACGACAACGTCGAACCCTCTAAAATGTTGTTTGGACGAAGTATTTCTCCTTGGATATGGAGTGCCTATAAAAGG ATCGGAGTTTTTGGATTCGGTGCAATCACGACAGTCTTGGTGACAGACTGTGGGAAATACACGATCGGCCGCTTAAGACCCCACTTTATGGATCTTTGTAAACCTGTTGTCAATTGTAGCCTAATGGAGAATCAGCATCGGTACATCGAACACTTTACTTGCGGAGCGAACATCTCGACGAGACTTTTAAAGGAAGTCAG ATTATCCTTCCCCTCGGGACACTCGTCCTTCTCTGCCTACACGATGATCTATCTCGCG TTATACTTGCAGTTGAGAGTGTCGTGGAAGGGCAGCAAATTGTTGAAACATTTCCTTCAGTTGGTGTGCATCTTGATGGCCTGGTACACGGCTCTGTCACGAGTTTCCGATTATAAACATCATTGGAGCGACGTTCTGGCTGGCTCGACCCTTGGTACCGCCATTGCAGTAGTGGTG GCGACCTGCGTGGCAGACCTGTTCAAGGAACGGAGAACTCGACTAACGGAAGAGAATCACCGTGCAGTCGATTACGAGGCAGGAGCCGGCACACAG AATGAATTAAGTTCATTAAGAACAGAAAGCAGATCCTACGATGCAATAATGAAGAGCGAATTTGAAGAATAA
- the Wun gene encoding wunen isoform X2: protein MAVLMFYVYGKPFKRGFFCNDESLYHPFHESTVTSLMLYVIGLLVPICTMIAGEYLYARYDNVEPSKMLFGRSISPWIWSAYKRIGVFGFGAITTVLVTDCGKYTIGRLRPHFMDLCKPVVNCSLMENQHRYIEHFTCGANISTRLLKEVRLSFPSGHSSFSAYTMIYLALYLQLRVSWKGSKLLKHFLQLVCILMAWYTALSRVSDYKHHWSDVLAGSTLGTAIAVVVATCVADLFKERRTRLTEENHRAVDYEAGAGTQNELSSLRTESRSYDAIMKSEFEE, encoded by the exons ATGGCGGTGCTGATGTTCTATGTGTATGGCAAGCCGTTCAAACGGGGATTCTTCTGCAATGATGAATCATTATATCACCCGTTTCACGAGTCGACGGTAACCAGTCTGATGCTTTACGTGATTGGCCTCTTGGTACCTATATGCACG ATGATTGCGGGTGAATATTTATACGCGAGATACGACAACGTCGAACCCTCTAAAATGTTGTTTGGACGAAGTATTTCTCCTTGGATATGGAGTGCCTATAAAAGG ATCGGAGTTTTTGGATTCGGTGCAATCACGACAGTCTTGGTGACAGACTGTGGGAAATACACGATCGGCCGCTTAAGACCCCACTTTATGGATCTTTGTAAACCTGTTGTCAATTGTAGCCTAATGGAGAATCAGCATCGGTACATCGAACACTTTACTTGCGGAGCGAACATCTCGACGAGACTTTTAAAGGAAGTCAG ATTATCCTTCCCCTCGGGACACTCGTCCTTCTCTGCCTACACGATGATCTATCTCGCG TTATACTTGCAGTTGAGAGTGTCGTGGAAGGGCAGCAAATTGTTGAAACATTTCCTTCAGTTGGTGTGCATCTTGATGGCCTGGTACACGGCTCTGTCACGAGTTTCCGATTATAAACATCATTGGAGCGACGTTCTGGCTGGCTCGACCCTTGGTACCGCCATTGCAGTAGTGGTG GCGACCTGCGTGGCAGACCTGTTCAAGGAACGGAGAACTCGACTAACGGAAGAGAATCACCGTGCAGTCGATTACGAGGCAGGAGCCGGCACACAG AATGAATTAAGTTCATTAAGAACAGAAAGCAGATCCTACGATGCAATAATGAAGAGCGAATTTGAAGAATAA